In Fusobacterium simiae, the sequence AACTTATATTATTAAAAGGTATTTTTAATAAAGCTCCCCCATACCATTTTCTTGGAAATAAATCAAATAGAATATGTATTGCCATTGCAGTAGAAAACCCAACTATAAAATATTTAAAAAAATAGCTTCTCTTTGTTTCATATAAAGCTATAAATATTATTGTAATAAAAGGACTATGTGTTAATACATTTCTATGTCTAAGTCTTAATTTAAAGTCCCAATCAGGTAATTTAATTCCAAATAAAAATGAAACTGTAATAAGTAAAAATCCTAAAAAATTTATGTTATATAACATTTAAAACTCCTAATTTTTAATAAATCTATTATACTATAAATTAAAAATTTCTGAAAAGATCTTATTTACAAATTCAGGATTATCTACATTGGAAATATGACCTGCATTTTCTACAACAATATATTTTGAATTTTTATTCAATTCACTCATTTCTAAACTTTCTTTTGGTGGTCTTGGTTCATCTTCATCTCCAACTATAAAATATAAAGGACATTCAATTTTCGGTATGACACCAAGTTTGTTATCTCTGCCAAATATAGCTCTACCCAAAGTTACTATATTTTGAAGATTATCCTTACCAAAATTTTGTAATCTATTTAAAAATCTTAAATAATTTTCATTTTCAACATTACAATTATTTTTAGCAAAAAACATATTTGCTATTTGGGCTGCCATAGGTTGAGGTATAGTTTGATATTCTTCTATCGTATCCAATAATTTAAAATACAATGTATATTTTTCTATTCCTTCTTCACCTGAATAGCTATCCATCATAATTATTGATTTCATACTATCTTTTTTTAATTCATATAAATACGGTGCCAACATTCCTCCAACAGAAAGTCCAATATAATGAAATTCTCTAATATTTTTTTCATCAATAAAATCTACAATATCTTTTGCTAAATCACTTAGGGAATACCCCTTTTTTAAATCAAAATTTTCTTTTCCGTGACTTGGCAAATCAATAGCAAGACAATGATATTTTTGACTTAATAAGTCTATTTGTTCCCTCCACATTTCACTATCCCATAGATATGAATGAATAAGAATTATCGTTTCCCCTTTTCCTTTTTCTTGATATGAAAATTTCATAAACAATTCCTCCTATAAAATAATATAATTTTTACATACCCTGTTATTATACAATACTATACAAATAAAAAATAGATGTTATTTTATTTTTTTAATACTAAAAATTTATACAAAAGTATAAAAAAATATTGACAAATTTCTGAAAAAAATATATGATAAATGAAATTTATCTTAATTTTTAACAAGGAGGTTATTATGAATATTTTAGAAGAAGTAAAAAAGATTGAACAAGAAATTATAAGTTGGAGAAGAGATTTGCACAAAATTCCTGAATTAAATCTTACACTTCCTAAGACCTCCCAATATGTACAAGAAAAATTAAAAGAAATGGGTATTGAATATAAAACATTAGTAAATGGAAATGCAATAGTAGGAGTTATTAAGGGGAATTCAGATGGAAA encodes:
- a CDS encoding alpha/beta fold hydrolase, coding for MKFSYQEKGKGETIILIHSYLWDSEMWREQIDLLSQKYHCLAIDLPSHGKENFDLKKGYSLSDLAKDIVDFIDEKNIREFHYIGLSVGGMLAPYLYELKKDSMKSIIMMDSYSGEEGIEKYTLYFKLLDTIEEYQTIPQPMAAQIANMFFAKNNCNVENENYLRFLNRLQNFGKDNLQNIVTLGRAIFGRDNKLGVIPKIECPLYFIVGDEDEPRPPKESLEMSELNKNSKYIVVENAGHISNVDNPEFVNKIFSEIFNL